In Miscanthus floridulus cultivar M001 chromosome 8, ASM1932011v1, whole genome shotgun sequence, the sequence GTATTTCCTAGTATCATATTTCATATGTTGCCACAGAAAATTGATCAGACTGTATGTAGAATTGTAGACTAACAATGCGCGACGATGCATGCAAGAAAAATAAACTGGACGAAATGCATGGAATGCTTACTTTACTTTGAACTGAATACCTTGGGAATTCTACTGTTCGATGTGCTGCGCCTCTCTGCTTGCTGCTTGCACACATGTACGTACCATACGGTATATAGGCGCTGTAATCGATGCTTTATTTTGGCTAGTAAATGAGTAAATAAATCAAAGAATTATTATATGCCTCTATAACGTACGCATGCAGTAAAACGGAAGGCATCAATTACGGATTTTTCTATCTATGTATAAGTTACTATATAGATTTGAAGAACAGGCAAATAATGCAGGAAATCGCTGATCAGGCACAACGCTGGAAATATTGCCATAAGCATAACGACACTAATGTGACCCGCATTGTACGGCCTGATTGATTAGTTGCATCTCCTCCTAGCCTGGCTCGCATGAAAAAAAAATTTCATGGTATTTTATTATTAATAATAATGAAAAAAAACATTGTGGAATATTACAAGGATACTACTATATGAACAACACACAATTAATATCTATAGAACATTTCATGAATATAATATTAGGTGAATGATCGATAAGATATCATGAAATATCCTATGGATATAACATGAACAACAAAAAATACACCACGTGGCCACGTGAAATGAGGAATACAAAATATACTTAAAACAaagtaataaataaataaacaagtaAGGTAAAAAAGAttattataaaaagaaaaagttcgTAAAAAAAAGAATAGGGAAAAGGGGAGTGGAGGTGGAGTTCAGGCCACGTGGACGTGGCCACGTGAATAGCGCCATGCAGGGCCGGCCGCGGCCGGCCGGTGTGCACGCGCGCCGTGAACAGGCCGGCGTGCTGCGTGCAGCCACTGCAGCGTCCACTGCTGGGCCGCGGGCTGCCGGCTGGGCTCCTAGTCCACTGCATGGCGACGCGGGCCCAATCTCTGGAACGGACTCGTGTCATGCGGGCCCCAGCGCGAGCCACCCACCACGCTCGCACGGCACTGGGACGGCACGAGACGAGAGAGAGCAAACCAACGGTTGTGGAagcgaaaaaaaaaaacaaattgaaaTGCCTGCAGCCGCTTCTGCCTAAACCTAAACCCCACCAGCGGGAgcgggaggaaggagaggaggccGGCGGAGGGGAGCCAGAGGAGGGAGGGTCGTCCGCCGCGGATCGGGATCTCCCTCGAGCGCACCAGCACCCGCGTGCCGCGGGAATTCGAGGAGGTTAGATGTGGCGCCTGCGGATCGCGGAGGGAGGCGGGGACCCCAGGCTCCGCACGACGAACGCACACGCCGGCCGCCAGGTCTGGGAGTTCGACGCCGCCGCCGACCCCGACCCCGCCGTCGACGCCGCGCGCCCGGCCTTCCTCGACCGAAGGCACCAGCTCAAGCACAGCGCCGATCTCCTCATTCGCATAAAGGTGGGTGCCTGCCTGCCGATCGCTGTCTTGCGCATTTTTTTTTTCACCACAGTAACCCTGTCACTGACACTGTCAGTGTAGCACTGCCACGTGAAATGGTTTAAAATGGACACGGTTTTTGGCAATTATAAAATCCAGTGTTTCTTCAGCATTCCCTTTAAATTTGAAACATCTCTTCTTTTTTACACACTGCAGTTCGCCAAAGAAAATCCTCTTGAGCTTGACCTGCTTCCGGCGATCAAGCTCGATGAGCATGAAGATGTCACCGAGGAAGCCGTGACGACTGCTCTGAAAAGGGCAATCGACCGCTATTCTACTCTAAAGGCACATGATGGACACTGGCCTGGGGATTATGGCAGTCCTATGTTCCCTATGCCAGGCTTGGTACGTACCTCTGCTTCAACTCTGTCTACAGTGATATGTATGCATTCTTACGACTAATAAATCTGTGCTCTGTGCTTAATAAGCTTGTGATAGTGTAAGACGAAATTGTGTTGTTTTTTCTCTCTCACTTATGTCTCATGTTGTATGTGAGCCcgatatatgttttttttttctgttttggaTTCAATGCGAGTACCAATTTAGATGCCTCCTAAAACAGGAACTGGCAAAGTGTGGCGGGCATCTCATTTTTAGATTATATATGTAGAAAACTTATGTCTCGTGCTTCCTGCCTTCCTGTTTTATTTACAAAACAGGCAAACAGCtactaactttatttatcatttaTCCAGATCATAACATTGTATGTGACTGGAGCACTAAACACTGTCCTGTCATCAGAACACCAGAAGGAGATCCGCCGGTATCTTTATAATCATCAGGCAAGGATTCATCGGTTCTAAATTTGTCAACCCTAACTACAATGCCTAAAAATAAAGGTAATCTAGCTAATTTTGTCACTGTAACTGTACGTAGAATGAAGATGGTGGCTGGGGCTTGCACATTGAGGGTCCAAGCACCATGTTTGGCTCAGCACTGAACTACGTTACCGTAGTCTTTTCAGTAGTTTGCTCTTGGTTGCTATGTTATTCTTTGCTTATATGCTATTGTGGTTTACAATGTCTTGCAGGGAGGATGTGGTGTCATTGTCGAATGGTGTATTTGCCAATGTGCTACATTTATGGGAAGAGGTTTGTCGGCCCTTGTGTTCGAATTAAGGAAGGAACTTTTCAAAGACCCTTACAGCAAGATTGATTGGGACAAGGCCCGCAGTCTATGTGCTAAGGTTTGTTAACTTTTTGCGTGACTTTCCTTGTGGCTATTGATACATGTGGGCCAAATTGTGCACAACAGCACAAATTTCATTGTGAAGTGCCACAAAGTTATCTATTAGTCTCGAAGTTGTTCTTGTTTTTGGCCAAGGCTGTCCTTACTCCTTGTTCAGAAATCCCACTGCCGAAAGAGTATGTTTAGTTACTGGAACAACATTTTAAATTTCTGTTCAAGCTGATGAACAGGATTTTGCTCCTGAACATTTTAGAAATACGATAGTTAATGAGAAATCAATGAAATTTCTATTCATTTTTGTGTCAAATTAGCCACAAATAAATGTAGGCTTTTAATCTTCGTTTGCATCGGCCTGTCAAGAGAAAAAAATTAAGTGTTGAGATATTTTTTACTCCTACGTAATTCTCTAATCTGGTTGAGTGACTTAACAGGTCATTTTTCTTTGGAGATATGTTTGGTACAATATGATTTTTTAGCCTAAAAATTAACCTGGCATTGCATAAAAAGAATCAAActcaaagataaaaaaaaaaattaGTACAAGAACTGGCTCATACCAAGATCTCGTGCTACAGTTGCCTAAATCAGACAGCACGTTACAGATCAATATTTGCAATTGCAAAGAACTTGACGTTAGACGAGAAAGAATACCACACACCGACACACACACTTGACGTTAGGCTTGATGTGCTCTGCTTGCCCTGGCTAAAGGCCCGCCTAAGGCTAACTGATGGGCCCTGGCCGGCCAGATGGCCCATACGCCCCAAGCCACCAAATCACAGCACGCCATCTTGCCCCTGCCCCGGAGAAATCTTTAAACAGTAAAGCTAGCAAATACTGTTTTGGAGAAATGCAGCATGGTGTGCTGAACTTTTGTGCATGCGCGTCATGGTCTGTGCCTCTATCTCTATGCCAGATAGTTTTAGCAACATGAGGAATCTTCGGTACCTTAAAATCTCTGACGCTTGCCTTTTCAATAGCCTTCCTGCAGCATTCTGTCACCTCTATAATCTAAAACTATTATTAGCTAGGAAATGTATAATCAAAGTAATACCCAGAGGCTTTAGTAATCTGATCAATCTACAAAAGTTTGAATCGCAAGTTCTTAAGATGGATGCTGGGTTGCTAAATAATTTTAATCTGATCACTGGAGATTTGCATTTATGTAACCTCTGTGAAATAAGCAAGGATCGGGCGGCAAAAATTGAACTTATGAAGAAGAAGGTTACTTTTAATCTGACTCTAGATTGGTCTAAAGAGATATATCTTTCACCGGGACCTCAAGTGCATAATGAGACAGAAGTGTTTGAAGCATTACACCCTCCCACCAATATCAAATTTCTGTGCCTCAGATGTTATCCAGGTTAATATCTTCCAAGCTGGTTTCATGGTTTTGATGTCCCTGCCATTTTCTCATCACTAACAGAGATAAGGGTTATAGACTGCCCGAGGTTATCAAGGCTTGAACAGTTTCTACAGCCAGCTTATATGCCTGCCATCAAGAAAATGTTGATTAAACATTGCACAAGTTTGGTATATGTACCAGTAGAACGGTTTGGTGGTTTGCCTTCCCTTGAAGAACTAGAGGTGCGCAATTGTCCAAAGATCTTTCCGTTGTTCCAGTGATCTGTACTGCTGGCCACTGTCTCCGTGTTGTCGTGGTAGACCGTGGCGTGCATACATTTGTCAGTAGGTGGCCAATGCGCTGCGTTCGCGTTGTGGCTGCAGTGTCCCTGAGTCCGAGTCGCGCGGTGCCAACTTGAAGATGGCGCACAACGCCAGAGTTGGCGGCGCGCCAGTATGTGTGCCTCTggtgccatgcatgcatgccttgTCCGTACGTGTGGAATGGCACACGTACGGTCATGGCGCGAACCTAGGACCTCGTTTGTTTTCGCtatatatttgttgattgaatAAAGGAGAAAACATTGCTCTGTTTTGTGACACCAAAAGTCTTCCAGACTTCCTTTATTCAAAGCAGGCTTTTGGTTTCTGAAAATAGACACATAGTGAAATTGTATTTTCGCTGCCTCACAAGTGCATATTTGTTTCGTTGCACAATTGCTAAATTATATTTTCTGAAGCTGGCATACCTGTGTGTCAATTCTCCTCTTTCAGACTGGCTCCACAACTGAACATCTGAAATGACTCAGATCAGAGTGTTGCAACATATTCATGGGTTCAGACACTTAAGCCACCAATGTCCTTCGGTGTGTTTCCAACAAAATGCATGTTTCCGATAATGTGTCGAGACATTGTCGTCGCCTAGCTTTTCCTGGATTGGCACTTGGAATAATAATCCTTTTTTTATTGGACATTTGCATGTTCGCTGGTGTCAGTGTCACCATATTCTTGTTTCTGAACACAGAGAGATGCATGCGGCCATCAACCACAAATGTTAATCTTGCTCCAGAAGCTGAAATTAGCCTGAATCTGGCATGCTTGTTTGGTACTCCTCCATGTCTATGTGTAATAAAACAGAAACCGGAGATTCTTTGTCTGGCAGAGCGAGCATGTCATTTCTCTGTCAGACTGTGTATAGCAACCTCTTGGAAGCTTCTGCAAGAATGTACACCTGCAAGAATCTCCAAGCCTTGGCTCCAGCGATATTTGTACTTATAAATGGACGACATGATCTGAATGCCACCACACCAAGTGAGCAGTAGACATATCACAGAACCCTCTCAAGTCCAGCATCTGAAGAAACGCTCGCTGGTAAGGTAAGCATATATCACTACTTCAACTCCCCCTGCATTTGCTTTCATCTGCACTCGTCTCTGCAACACTTTCATGAATGGTCCTCCTTTTGAACTGCTACTGCAGGGAGAGGCAGGAGACAAGGATGGAAGAGAAGAGAGCTGCATCTGCTGCGCTGTACTGCTACTGTATGCTCATCATGCTGTCAGTGTCAGGCCAGAAGCATCAGGTGGCCGGGTTCGCAGGGCTCTGCGGGTGCTTCGGCGACTGCTACCATGACTGCAGGGAGGGCCACCGCCACCCTGGGTGGTTCTGCACACTCAAGTGTGTGGAGACCTGTGCTGCCGTCGTCTCCGACGAGGTGCAAGGCGCCATGGTAGGTACTGATGCCGGTTGCTCCGAGATCTGCTTGACCACCTCCATCTGCGGCATTGCCCAGACCACTGACGGTAAGTACGAAGGGGCTTGCTTACTACAGCAACCATGATTCATGCATGCAAACTTGACAATTTTGTATTCGTTGTTGTAGAGACATGCATTATGCTCCTAAAATTGCTCCATTTTGAGTTGGCAGGGACAGCTGATTCCGGTGCTATAACTGCAGCAGCTTGTGTTGATGATTGCATCGAGAACTGGAACCCATACAAGAACAAGCACACTTGAAAAGTGTTTGGTGGAACGTGCTGGACTTCTTCGCGCAGTCTGGTGTTCTGCTGGGCACCTTTATAGCATAATACATTCTATATAGCTCTCTTCTGTCTATAGTACCTGAGTAAATGCATCATTAGCATATTAACGAATGTAACACTATTTTAATTGGACGATATATATACGCTTTGTGGTTGAAACTGTGTAATTATCACGTACTACTAGACTACTGGTGGCTGAAAGCAGGTGACAATACTGACAAATCTGAATATCTTCTTCCGTGGCAATCATATATGGTTCATCCTCAAGCATCTAAGCTTCTAGTAGCATGTGATTTCGTGAGGCATTGTTGTTGGGAAGGAAAAGACGATATATAGAAGCAACCATGGCCAAGTGGAAGAGTTATGTCAGTGCAATGTAATGGTCGATTGTTGAGCAACGATCTACAATAATAAGATAAAACAAGTTGATTCCTGCTTATATTTTCATATCTTACTCAGTTCTGTCGATTTATTTTTCATGTCCAGTTCTCTACTAATTTTCATTCTCAAAGAAATAAACATAGTAGTATCTTATTTTATTGTTACTAATTAGAGGCTTAATATAATTATCACGGGATACCCTAGTAAAAAAGACAAATAATAAAAATTCTCATAATAGTCATAAACAGTTGGCCGTTAATTTGATAGACGCTAACCATCGTAGCCAATAATAGCATTGGATCTCTTATGTTTCATAAAAAATATTCATATAGTAAACCTCTAAATTGGTATCTAAATTACCCATCTCTGTCACTATAAAATATAATTCAAATAAACCCTAATTTTTtctctaaattacccacctctattattatgaaagataatttaaaataacccccTATTTTCACATAAATTATCCACCTCAGCCGTTATGAATGATAATGCAAACTAGTCCCTAAGTTTGCATCCAAATTACCCACATATATCATTATAAAAGTAACATTTTAAACttgtatataaattacccaccttCTTCAttataaaaataaacaaaaaaaaaatctccaaaCACTCTGTGTAAATACTTATAAGCTCCTATGGAAAACAAACAATTTAATAGCCATAAAGTATGCTATATACATTTCTAAATTTACACACGTCTACCATTGTTACGTTAAAATTAGGAAAAAAAAATTGCTACGCTTCACCATGTAGACCAAGTGTGCCAAGTGTAGAAAAATATTTCCCAAACTATATATCAATATTAGTGACATTAATattcactttaaattatattaataCCCCATGAAAAGATTTATGTACATTTTTATTTAAaaagttcatatattttttactaaaacaTTATCCCATATCAATACTGTtaatttaattttaagcactCTATTTTATACTACTACACACACAATTATTTGATATACTACAAATACAAATGAACATCTTGAATGTTGTGTTGCATGTTGAAGCGACTATTTATGCCATtcttaataaaataaaaaaataaagctTTGGATAAAATATACAATGAGCACTAGAGTTTTTAATGTAACACAAGATAAAAATATTACAACGACTAATATAGATTCATGATGTCAACAAGAGCTTATATAGCTTAAATTCATGATGTCAACAAGAGCTTATATAGCTTAAATTCAAGTTTCAATAAATTCTAGATATTCTAACTAGCATAATACATTCTATATAATTCTCTTCTGTCTATAGTACTAGAGTAAATGCTTCATTAGGATATTAACGAACGTAACACTATTTTAATTCGACTGTATACACTTTGTGGTTGAAACTGTGTATAATTATCACGTACTACTAGACTGCTACGTAGTAGCTGAAGCAGTGGACAACACTGACAAATCTGAATATCTTCTTCCGTGACAATCATATATGGTGAATCCTCAAGCATCTAAGCTTCTAGTAGCATGTGATTTCGTGAGGCATTGTTGTTGGGAAAGAAAAACAGATATATAGAAGCAACCATTGCAAAGTGGAAGAGTTATGTCAATGCAATGTAATGGTCGATTGTTGAGCAATGATCTACAATAGTAAGATAAAATAAGTTGGTTGCGGCTTATATTTTCATATCTTGCTCAGTTCTATCGATTTATTTCCAAGTCCAGCTCTCTACTAATTTTCATTCTCAAAGAAATGAACATTAGTAGTATCTTACTTTATTGTTACTAGTTAGAGGCTTAATATAATTATCACGGGGTAGtaggaaaaaaatcataaaaattccCGTAACAGTCAGAAACAGTTGGCCTTTAATTTGATAAACTCTAACCATCATCGCCAATAATAGCTATTAGATCCCTTTTGTTCCATAAAAAATATCCATATAGTAAACCTATAGATtggcatctaaattacccacctgtGTCACTATAAAATATAATTCAAAATAAACCCCAAATTTATCTCTAAATTATCCTTCTCTATCAttataaaaaataatttaaaataacctCCTATTTTTTTCATACAAATTATCCACCTCAGCCATTATGAATGATAATGCAAAGTAGTCcctaagtttgcattcaaattacCCACATATATCATCATAAAAGTAACATTAAACTTGTGTCTAAATTATCCACTTCACCATTATAGAAATAAACAAAATGTCTCCAAAGAAAGTATGAGTAAGTACTTATAAGGTATTGAAAAAACAATTTAATAGCCATAACGTATGCTATATATATTTCCAAGTTACACACTTCTACAATTGTTATGTTAAAAGTAGGC encodes:
- the LOC136470839 gene encoding cycloartenol synthase-like isoform X3; translated protein: MWRLRIAEGGGDPRLRTTNAHAGRQVWEFDAAADPDPAVDAARPAFLDRRHQLKHSADLLIRIKFAKENPLELDLLPAIKLDEHEDVTEEAVTTALKRAIDRYSTLKAHDGHWPGDYGSPMFPMPGLIITLYVTGALNTVLSSEHQKEIRRYLYNHQARIHRF
- the LOC136470839 gene encoding cycloartenol synthase-like isoform X2, which translates into the protein MWRLRIAEGGGDPRLRTTNAHAGRQVWEFDAAADPDPAVDAARPAFLDRRHQLKHSADLLIRIKFAKENPLELDLLPAIKLDEHEDVTEEAVTTALKRAIDRYSTLKAHDGHWPGDYGSPMFPMPGLIITLYVTGALNTVLSSEHQKEIRRYLYNHQNEDGGWGLHIEGPSTMEDVVSLSNGVFANVLHLWEEVCRPLCSN
- the LOC136470839 gene encoding cycloartenol synthase-like isoform X1 yields the protein MWRLRIAEGGGDPRLRTTNAHAGRQVWEFDAAADPDPAVDAARPAFLDRRHQLKHSADLLIRIKFAKENPLELDLLPAIKLDEHEDVTEEAVTTALKRAIDRYSTLKAHDGHWPGDYGSPMFPMPGLIITLYVTGALNTVLSSEHQKEIRRYLYNHQNEDGGWGLHIEGPSTMFGSALNYVTVVFSVVCSWLLCYSLLICYCGLQCLAGRMWCHCRMVYLPMCYIYGKRFVGPCVRIKEGTFQRPLQQD